The DNA sequence GGACGGGGAGTTCCACTGGGAGCCGGCGCTCGGCGCCGGGCGCTGCTCGGCTCGCGGGGTCATGCCGGCGAGGTCGCCTTCCGCGCGGGTTATTGCCGCGGCCGGGTGCCACTCCCCTCGTGGGGTTGAGCCGGCCAGGTCGCTTTCCGCTCGAAGCCTTGCGTCGGTCGCGGGCTGGCTCGCTCGTGGGGTTGAGCCGGCGAGGTCGCTTTCCGCTCGAAGCTTTGCGTCGGTCGTGGGCTGGCTCGCTCGTGGGGTTGAGCCGGCGAGGTCGCTTTCCGCTCGAAGCTTTGCGTCGGTCGTGGGCTGGCTCGCTCGTGGGGTTGAGCCGGCGAGGTCGCTTTCCGCTCGAAGCTTTGCGTCGGTCGTGGGCTGGCTCGCTCGTGGGGTTGAGCCGGCGAGGTCGCTTTCCGCTCGAAGCTTTGCGTCGGTCGTGGGCTGGCTCGCTCGTGGGGTTGAGCCGGCGAGGTCGCTTTCCGCTCGAAGCTTTGCGTCGGTCGTGGGCTGGCTCGCTCGTGGGGTTGAGCCGGCGAGGTCACGTTCCGCGCGGGGTCTTGCCGCGGCCGGGTGCCACTCCCCTCGTGGGGTTGAGCCGGCCAGGCCGCTTTCCGCTCGAAGTCCCACGCCGGCCGGGCGCCCCTCGGCGGGCGAGGTCGTGCCGGCGGCATTACCTCCCGCTCGGAGTCCCGGCCCCTTCGGCCGCCACTCCGCTCGCGGACCGGAACCGGCCCCCGCTCGCGGGACCGGGCCCGTGGGATACCGTCGCGCCGGGGGGACTGGGCCGTCCGGGTGTCCGATTCGGTGGGGCGGAACCCGGCTCGGGACCTGCGCGTCCGAAGGTGCTCTGGCCGCGTATCCCCGCGGGGTCCGCCGCGTTGAACCGGCCGGAGCCGTTCGTGCGGGGCGTGGTGGAGGAGGCCTGAAAGTGCGGCAACCATCCTTGCGGCGGCCGGGCCGTGCGTTGTGGCGGCGGGCTCGGCACGTCGCCGACGCCGTCAGCCTGCCGGAGCCGTTCGATGCCGAGGCGTTCGTCGCCGGGCTGGCCGCCGAGCGCGGGCGGCCCATCGAGCTCATGCCGGTCAGCGCTCCCGAAGGCGCGCCCTGCGGGTTGCTGATGAGCACCGAGCGCGCCGACTACATCCTCTACCCGACCAACACGACCGCGCTGCACCGGCGGCACATCCTGCTGCACGAGGTCGGGCACCTGCTGTGCGGCCACGTCGGTTCCGATGCCGGGGCCGACGGCGTGGCCATCGACGCCGCCGCCGGGCGTCAGCTGATGCCGCACCTTTCGCCCGAGCTGGTGCGGCGCGTGCTCGGGCGGACCACCTACAGCGAGGTCGAGGAGCAGGAAGCCGAGCTGGTCGCGAGCCTGCTCGCGCAGCGCGTCGTGCGGCCGGAGGAACGGCGCGAGCCGGCCGCCGACGTGCCCGAAGGCGTGCAGCGCTTCGATTCGCTGTTCGGCCGGTCCCGCCGCCGTTCGCCGTGATCGAGACCTTGGCCTACCTGCTGTGCGTGGTGGGCTTCGCCGGGTTCGGGTACAAGCTCGTCGAGGCGCGCCGCAGCCAGCCGGTGCGGACGATGTGGTTCCTCGCCGGGTTCGGCATCTGCATCGCCACCGGCATCATGGTGCTGACGCCGGCGATGACGGCCCTCGTCGGCCCGGGCCCGGTGGCCGAGTGGGTCCTCAGCCTGGCCGGCGACGAGCTGAAGCTGGGCGCGATCGGGTTCGCCGTCGCCTTCACGCAGTCGGTGTGGCGCGGCGAGGGCGCCCGCCTGCTGCCGCACGCGCTGTTCACCGGCGCGACGATGGTGCTGCTCGCGGTGTGCTTCACGCTGTCGGACCCGCGACGCGTCGGCGACGACACCGTGTTCTCGCCCGCCTCGCTGCCGTTCGCGCTCGCCGACAAGGCGTTGTTCCTGCTGTACAGCCTGATCAGCCTCGGGCTGCTGTTCGCGGTGTTCGTCCGCAGCGCGCGGCACGCGGAGCCGGGACCGCTGCGCGCCGGGCTGTGGCTGCTGGTCGTCGGCGTGGGCGCGGCGTTCGCGTGGACGTTCTGGGACGTCGACGACGTCCGCCGCCTCGCCGAGACGGCCCGCATCGGCGCCCGCGAAGACCTGCCGTCCTCGGTCCTCGCCGCCGCGACGATCGGTTTCGTGACGGCGGGCGCGACGCTCAGCGCCTGGTCACCGGCGGTCTCGTCGGTGATCGGCCGGGTCAGGGCCTACCGGGCGTACCGCCGCATCGAGCCACTGTGGACGGCCCTGCGCGCGGCGGTCCCGGGCATCGTCCTGGACCCGGGCCGCGAACTGGCGGGCGGCCCGGAGTTCGCGCTGTACCGCCGCGTCATCGAAATCCGCGACGGCCACCTCGCCCTGCGCGCCCACTTCGACCCGGACCTCCCGGCCCGAGCCGAGAAAGCGGCCCGCGACGAGGGAGTGAGCGAAGCGGACCTGCCGGCCACGGTCGAGGCGGTGACCCTCGCGGCGGCGATCGAAGCGGGCCGCGCGGGCCGCCGCTTCGACCCGGCGAAGGCCACGCCCGCGACCCTGCCCGACGCCGAGGCGGACGTCGCGGCCGAAGCGGCCTGGCTGGTCCAGGTGAGCCGAGCCTGGCAGCGCGACACGGTGGTGGCACGCGTCCGCGAGGCCACGCTCGCCTGCACCCGGTCTCGGCAAGCACCCCAATGTGGCGTTGGGTGCGTCCAGCGCACCCAATGTGGCGTTCGGTGCGTCCAGCGCACCGAACGCCACATTGGGGCGCATGAGGCCGGAGGTCAGCGCGGGTAGCGGGCCCCGTTCACCGTCACCCTCAGCGTGTACACCGAACTCGACGCCGTGATGAACAGCTCGTTCCCCCGCGCCCCGCCGAACGTCAGGTTCGAGCAGATCTCCGGGATCCGCAGCTTGCCGATCCTCGTGCCGTCCGGGTCGAAGCAGTGCAGCCCGTCGTGCGCGGCCGCCCAGACCCGGCCGTCCGCGTCGACGCGCACGCCGTCGAACCCGCCGGCGTCGCTCGTCGCGAAGACCTCCCCGCCGGCCAGCGTCCCGTCCGAGCCGACCCGGAACACCCTGATGTGGCTGGGGTCCTGGCGGGTGTCCGCGATGTACACCAGCGACTCGTCCGCCGAAAACGCCAGCCCGTTCGGGCGCGAGAAGTCGTCCGCGACGATCCGGACCTCGCCCGACGGGGCCACGCGGTACACGTGGCAGCCGCCGATCTCGCTCTCCGCGCGGTACCCCTCGTAGTCGCTGTCGATGCCGTAACTCGGGTCGGTGAACCAGATTGACCCGTCCGAGTGCTCGACGACGTCGTTCGGGCTGTTCAGCCGCTTCCCCCGGAACTCCGACGCCAGCACCGTGATCGAGCCGTCGTGCTCCGTGCGCGTCACGCGGCGAAGGCCCTGTTCGCAGCTGATCAGCCGTCCGTGGCGGTCGACGGTGTGCCCGTTCGAGTAGTGCGACGGCTGCCGGAAGACGCCGACCCGGCCCGTCGTCTCGTCCCAGCGCAGGGTGCGGTCGTTCGGGATGTCGCTGAACAGCAGGTAGCGGCCGGCCGGGAAGTACGCCGGGCCCTCGGTCCAGCGGCAGCCGGTGTGCAGGCGCTGCGTCCACTCGTCGCCGTTGACGCGCTTGAACCGCTCGTCCAGCACCTCGAACTCGGTCTTGATCAGATCCATTCCGGCCACCCCCAATGAGATTCTGTGAACAGCATGGATCGCCGAACCTGATATGGTCAAGTCATGGACGACGTGGATCGCATGCTGCTCGCTGAACTGCAGCGAGACGCGACGCAGGCGTACGCCGCGCTCGGCAAGGCCGTCGGGCTCTCCGCCGGGGCGGCCCACGAGCGCGTGCGCAAGCTGCGCGAGCAGGACGTGATCCGGCGGACCACCGTCGACGTCGACCCGGCCGCCGTCGGGCGCGGGGTCGCGGCGTTCGTCCTCGTCGACGCGAACGCGTGGATGGGCGACCGGCCGGTGCGCGAAGCCCTCGAAGCGCTGCCCGAGGTGGTGGAGGCGCACGTGATCGCCGGCCCCGCGTCGCTGCTGGTCAAGGTGCGCACGGCGACGACCGAGGAGCTCCAGGCGTCGCTGCGCCGGCTCTTCGCGATCGACGGTGTCACCGGCACGCAGACCATCGTCGTCCTCGAATCCTTCTTCGAGCGCCCGGTCGACACGGGAGCCTGAGAACAGCCCGACACGCCCGTACGGCCCTCCGCCGTGCGCACTACTACGCAATGCGTGGTACCTTCCCAAGCGTAAGACTGGAGGGTGCAGTGGAGATCAGTCAGCTGCTCAAAGGGGTGCTCGATCTCGCCGTCCTCGCGGTGCTCCGCGACGAAGACGGCTACGGGTACGACGTCCTGCGAAGACTCAGGACCGCGGGCCTGGAAGAGGTGGGGGACGCGTCGGTGTACGGAACGCTGCGCCGGCTCTACAAGGCCGGCCTGCTCACTTCGTACGTGGTGCCCAGTGAAGAGGGCCCGCACCGCAAGTACTACAGCCTGAACGAGCCGGGCCGGGCGCGGCTCGCGGAGTCGGGCAAGACCTGGCAGAGCTTCGCCGTGACGATGAACGCGCTTTTGGGAGAGGCAGCATGAGCGAGAAGCCGACCGCCGTGCGGGTGTATCTGGCGCGGGTCCGCACCGCGCTCGCCGACCTGCCCGCGAGCGAGATCGAAGAGATCCTCGAGGACGTCCGCCCGCACCTGGCGGAACTGGAGGCCGAACTCGGGGAAGGCGCCCGCGTC is a window from the Amycolatopsis sp. cg9 genome containing:
- a CDS encoding MAB_1171c family putative transporter, translated to MIETLAYLLCVVGFAGFGYKLVEARRSQPVRTMWFLAGFGICIATGIMVLTPAMTALVGPGPVAEWVLSLAGDELKLGAIGFAVAFTQSVWRGEGARLLPHALFTGATMVLLAVCFTLSDPRRVGDDTVFSPASLPFALADKALFLLYSLISLGLLFAVFVRSARHAEPGPLRAGLWLLVVGVGAAFAWTFWDVDDVRRLAETARIGAREDLPSSVLAAATIGFVTAGATLSAWSPAVSSVIGRVRAYRAYRRIEPLWTALRAAVPGIVLDPGRELAGGPEFALYRRVIEIRDGHLALRAHFDPDLPARAEKAARDEGVSEADLPATVEAVTLAAAIEAGRAGRRFDPAKATPATLPDAEADVAAEAAWLVQVSRAWQRDTVVARVREATLACTRSRQAPQCGVGCVQRTQCGVRCVQRTERHIGAHEAGGQRG
- a CDS encoding SMP-30/gluconolactonase/LRE family protein, which translates into the protein MDLIKTEFEVLDERFKRVNGDEWTQRLHTGCRWTEGPAYFPAGRYLLFSDIPNDRTLRWDETTGRVGVFRQPSHYSNGHTVDRHGRLISCEQGLRRVTRTEHDGSITVLASEFRGKRLNSPNDVVEHSDGSIWFTDPSYGIDSDYEGYRAESEIGGCHVYRVAPSGEVRIVADDFSRPNGLAFSADESLVYIADTRQDPSHIRVFRVGSDGTLAGGEVFATSDAGGFDGVRVDADGRVWAAAHDGLHCFDPDGTRIGKLRIPEICSNLTFGGARGNELFITASSSVYTLRVTVNGARYPR
- a CDS encoding Lrp/AsnC family transcriptional regulator translates to MDDVDRMLLAELQRDATQAYAALGKAVGLSAGAAHERVRKLREQDVIRRTTVDVDPAAVGRGVAAFVLVDANAWMGDRPVREALEALPEVVEAHVIAGPASLLVKVRTATTEELQASLRRLFAIDGVTGTQTIVVLESFFERPVDTGA
- a CDS encoding PadR family transcriptional regulator, translating into MEISQLLKGVLDLAVLAVLRDEDGYGYDVLRRLRTAGLEEVGDASVYGTLRRLYKAGLLTSYVVPSEEGPHRKYYSLNEPGRARLAESGKTWQSFAVTMNALLGEAA